The Mucilaginibacter gracilis genomic interval TTCAGATTGGTTGTCCATTTGCGATCAATCTCTTCCTGGAATAACTGCACAGCATTGGGTGGATTAGTGCCCAGCAGATGAACCCCCTCTTTATAGGAGCCTTCGAGCGCCTCGACCGCGCGTCCATAAATCTGCAACTTATGATATAGCGATTCGGATTGTACTGCAAATAAGGTCGGCGCAACCAAATTGTACCTGGAATCGTGGGCCTCTTTACCGACAGCTCTTCCGCCCTTTTCTTTGGCTTTCATGTCCTCGAAACGGATATGGGTACCTAATAAACTCAAACGCGGATGAACCGCCAGCAATTTGATTTCCACACGATAACCCTTTTGTTGCAATTCAGCAATGGTCTTGTTCATAGCTGGGCCGGACGAGAATGTAGTTTCCAGAATATAGTTCAACCTGTTGGCTTCGCAATAACCTCGCAGGCCATTATTCCAGTCATGTGCATATTTGACAGTTATTTCAGGGTAGTAGGTTTCGTACCTGTTTTTGATTTCCTCTGCCTTTGGATGATAGTCACGGAACAAATCGGCATTACAACTAATTGCCTGGCCGCCTAACTCTTTAATGGCCAGCTTTTCTAATTCTGTTTTACCAGCACCTGGCTGACCACCTAAAATAATTACGGTAGGGCTGCCTGATGGCAGAATGCCACGGGTCAGATCATCAATAATATCGCCTTGTATCAGATTGAATTCATCTGGTGTAACGGCATACAGTCCTTTTAATGACGCCGTAAAGTCTACGGCCACCTCGCTGCTTAGATCTGGAGTTTTTTTTTCTCAGCTAATAAAATCGGGCTGTATTTTTCTATGACCTGCTCCATCTTTTCCAAACTGGAAAATGTTTCCGTGTCCCGGCTCACCTTAATTCCTTCATCGCGTAGGGTTTCTAATTCTTTGACACGATCCTGATCTGGCTTTACCTTATTAAGTTCATTCCGGCGCTCTCTTGAAGCAAGGGCAACTAATCCATTTAAAATAGAATTAGCACTCTCGGTTAATGAATACCAATCGAGTGGGTTACGTTCCTGTACCGTTGAAGTGGCAGTTAATGGCAGGTTCAATTGTTCCGCTATCTTAACGTAATCCTGGTAATCCATCACTACCCTAACTGGTGTCCCGGTGGCATCTGTCACAAATTGTGTTTCCATACTCTTATCCATAACGTCTATCAAATTTAATAATTATAAGTGATTAAATAATTGTTATTGCTGTTCTTCTTTTGCCTTAGCCAAAGCTTTTGACATCCTTTCCCGTTGTAATTTTCCCGATTGAGCGTAGATCTCATTCCAGGCCGAAATACAGGCGTTACCCTCTTTGTTGTATTGGTGGGCTTGATAGGCATCTATCGACCGGTTGATAAAGGAGCCGAGGTATATGACAATTAAAAACATCAGCCCCCAGAAAAAGAGCCTACCGAAAACCATTCGGTAATACTCTCTTACATTGGTTTCGGGGAACAGGTTGATCTTCAGCTTCCGCTCAATTGACATTGGCTTTTTCTCTATGGCTGAGGTAATTCGCTGATAGCCCTGATCGATTGCAGCCACGACCAGCGAAAGATCGGGCTTTGGTGCTTCTACTTTAAAATTCCTGATCTGATCTATCAGCCCGTCTATAACCTGGTCGCGCTTTTGACGTGCTTCTTTTTCGGCTTCCATAAACTGTTGCGTTTTGATATCCTGTTCCACCATATCTTTTAATATGGTCATCAGGGTAGATTGGTCTATTTCCATTTCTTTAATTTTATCGGGTTATACCATGAGATTGTTTACGTTCTTGTTGCTGCATTTTAAGTAATTCCTCCTGTCGTTTTTGTTGTTGGATTTGCTGTTGTTGTTTCATTTGTTCCTGTTTAAGTTTATTTTCAATATCCAGTAAGGCATATCCAACCTGGCTGCCCTTGAAGCGAACTTGCTGCTGGTCGGTAAAAGCGATACCCCTGCCAAGCTCTACGGCATACCCTTGTTTTTCCATATAGTTTTTGACCTGCCTTATGTTTGCACATTGTTTGATTGCATGGCCTAAATGTTTTTTCAAGGTTTCTTTGCGCTGGTCTACTCGCTGACTTTGTGCTACACGTTGTTCTGCTTTCAAAAATTTGTTCGGACTTAACACTGGTGTCAGCTTATAGCTCCGTTCCATTTCCCGGCAAAATTCAGCCATGCGCTTATAACTGTTGCTGTCACTGGCCGTCGGCCCGTCGTAACCGATCCGGTTAGCCACGATATGCAGGTGTTCATGGTCAGTATCGGCGTGTGTGATGACTACATACTGTTTATCCGCAAAGTCAAACTTTTGAGCCAGCGCCGCCGCAATATCCGCTTTGTCCTGCCGGTCTAACCGATTGGCGTCCTGATGCGCCAGGCTGATTGACATATGAAAGACAGGCTTGCTTACGTTAGGGTTAAGCTTACTGACTTCGACAAACTGCCGGATCAATTCTTTCTTGTTGCCAAAACATTGATTATAATAAATCACTTCTGCCTGTTTCTTTTCCATTTCCAACTTTTGTAGTTCCTCATTTTCCTGTAACCTACCCTCGTGTAGATATTGCATACAACCCCGGAAACTTTTTCCAGTTGCTATTTTTCCTATCATACCAAATAGAATTTAACGTCCTTTACTACCTCCTGTATGGCTCTAACCTCCTGGTTGAGCAATGCTCTGTCCAGCGCATTCAGGTCTTCCCCTTTATTTCGCTTTTTTGCGATCTGGTTCAAATTAGCAGCCATGTGATTGAGCATTCCGGTAATTTGCAGCACCTCTTTCGGTAAGGTTTTAACCACCATCCTGACACGACCGTTTAACCCTAATTCCCGCAGATAAACGGACACATTGGTGCGGGCACTTTTGGCATTGGACTGGATGATCTTTTTTTCGATGATATTGCACATAACGGTTAAGTGGGTGTTTCTTTTAAGTTCTGCTTTTGGCCTTCCACCCTTATTGCCTGTTCTTTTTTTAATTATTTTTTGCATATAAATAAATAGGTGTATAGATGTTTATATAGCTAAAACCAATCTTATCAAAGTCCTCAAAAAATCCCCCCGAATGCGATAGCATGAGGGGGGCCAGCGAGTTTCGGCAGGGCCGAAACATAGCTGGCTCCGCAAAAACGGAATTGCCGATGCTGTCCTGCTGATCTCCTTCATAACCCTAACCCCCGGCTTTGCTGTTGAATTTTGAGATAGGCGTTAAGGTCTTTGTGGCCGCTATAAAAGCGGCTGGCATCCTCCGCGTTCGGAATGCTTTGTTTAATGAAAGCCAGCTCCTTAGCTGCCGCTGCATCGTGATCCAGGTACAATTTTGCAGTAGGATATTGTTGCAAAATCTCCAGGCTTTTCCCTACAAAACTAAGTGAGTTTAATACCAGGAAATCGCCGAGCAGGTCGCGTTTTTTCAATGTTAGCAAAGACAAAAAATCGGTGAAGCCCTCAAATAAATGAATTGTGCATGCACCCTGACTAATGTGGGTCAGATCTTTGGGGGATGATGACAATTTAAATTGCGCGTTGCGCAGCTCGTAGCCGCCGGAACGGTTCTCAAAACCGATGGCGAGGTAACGTTGTCCGTTCAGCGTAAACAATACTTCCTTGCACCAGGCCTTAGCCGTGTAATAATCTATCGCACGTTCATGCAGATACTTTATTAACGTCAGGTTTTGCAATTCGCCAGCCTGGATAATATTTATTTTATGTTCCGGTTCAGCCGCTGTAGTCGTTACCGGCCGATGAAAAGAAAGTGAACGATCTCCCGTGCTTAACCGGGTTAATAATTGTTCTACTGTACATTGATGCAGCCGAATACCCAAGTCGATAAAATTGCCGCCAACTCCTATGCCATGATCAAACCACGCATTGAGTTGAGTATTGACTTTAAAAGAAGCGGTATTTTCCTCCCGGATCGGAGAGAGATACCAATGGTTAACACCATTAATGTATTGCGGGCGGAAGCCGCATTTAGCCAGGTAGTCGATTATCGAGATTTGCCTGGCCTGGTTACAATTCATATTCATAACCGACCTTGCTTTTGATTTATCGGATGATTGCCAGCGGATATCCAAGCCAGTAATTGTTTGCGAGAAAATAAAAGCTTGCCTTCAACTTTACAAAAAGGGATTTTTTTCCTTTTGACTAAACCATAAAGAGAAGTAACCTCGTATTTGATAAGGTTGGCGGCTTCTTTGGTGTCCAGTAAAGTATCGTCCTGTGGATTGCTGTTTGGGTTCACCCTGACGGCATTTTTAACGGATGACTCGATCAGCTCCTTGAGTTGATCGGTCGATAGGGTTGTAATAAATGTAGTTTCGTTCATCGTAAAAAAATTGATGAAGCAAAACAATACTAAAAAAGCCCAACGATACTGAACGAAGTTGAACGTAGTTAGGCTTTAATCCGGTAATCTTTGATCTTGGCTAAGATTTTCAATGCATTTTTAGCGTATTTGCTGCTTTTGATTTCCCCCAACAACATAATACCGGCATCTTTCTTTTTGGTGATGTTGCCGGAAATGTCGGCTACGTTTTCAATGCCTTGGAAAGCGGAAAAAGATTGTTTTAGCAGTGCCGAATACGGCTCAAGTTTGATACGGGTAAAGGTATGGTTAAGCTTATAGGTAGCGTGCATCAGCAGGCAGAGGATAGGCTGATAATCGGAAGATAATTCGTAATAGCGGTGTTCCCTATCGGGTAAGGAGACGCCGGCGTTTTCAGACACACAGAACAGTTCGCCCAACAAGTTTTCTACCTCTTTTTCGGTCTTAAAAAAAGGCAGTATTGCCACCGATTTGCAACGATGAATATCGAGCAGTACCTGCCATAGCTTGATGATCTCGTCTGCAGGATATTTGAGCGCGATCTTGTGTATTCCGTTAGTTTGCACCACGGTATTTTGTAACGTTAAAACTGGGGGTTCTGCCACCGGGGTAGCTTCGATTAATGGTTCGCCGGTTATTTCTTTGACAGATAATTTGGATAAGTTCTGATAGGTTTTGTAGGATTGAACCAGACAAGCCTGGATATACCCCAGGCTATATAAAACTTCGGGAATGACAAAGCCTTCAAAATACAAGTGGTGATGACAATAATTCATAAAATCAACCAGCACTTTAAGCTGTTCCGCAGGGGCTAATGAAAAGAAAAAAGAACCGATCTCCCGGTCGAAGTTTTGCAAGCCATCAGTATACCCTTTAAAAAATTGGGCCTTGATTTCTTCGACCAGTTCAGGATTGACCGGAAAGCTATTCTCCCGCAATAGTTGATCGAGGTTATATGGGTCGAACAGCTTTTGCAGGTTAATTTCACTAACAAAAAAATGCTCTTCTCTTAAAAAAATTTCCTTGAAAGGGAATAGCATGCCGCCATAATTGAATACTGATTGGTCACGCTCGAACAACCCATCAACCGATGACAAAAAAACGGCCTTATGGTAGTTGTCTGTATTGATACCCCTATTGGGGTGAAAATTCGGCAGGTTTAGAAAATACATGCTCAATTAGTTGACAAATTCGGATCAAAATTGGTGACATTATACATAACCAAATTCTTTTATTTTTGTGTTGCCACGGTATTATTAACCACTTTTAATCCCTCATTTAATTCCCCATTAATCCCTCATTGTTTTACAAGACCTGCCAAAACCCACCTTTATCGGCTCCTATTCGTTCTAATTTTTTCTCTTTCTGTAGCTTGCCTATATTACGTTCAATTGAACGATTTGAAACTCTTATATTTGCCGCAAGTTCAGCAATGGTAATGGTTGGGTTTTGTGTTACCATTAAAAGAATTTTCTCCGACGTTTTCTCCGACGTTTTCTCCGACGTTTTCTCCGACGTTAGTTTAGCGGCAGAATAGACTGTGACCTGAAAACCATGCTGCATATTTTCAAAAAGAGGGGACTTTAGCCCATAATCAGCAAACGCTTCCTGAATCCGTTTAATTCCAGAGCCATATTTTTCTATCAATTGAGCTTCTTTGAATGTTGCGGCTATTTTTTTATTTCTTGCTTGGGAAATATATTGACCACTTAGTAAGTTAGCAATAGATATATCACCGGGTAGCCTCCCTGGATTGAAAAACTCGATGTGATCATTAAATATCTTGACCGAGGAATCGCCGTAATGTGTATAGTCGCGATGGACGATCATATTGATAACGATTTCCCGAATAGCCGGTATGGGGTATTGCCATCGTTCTTCCCGCTGTGGGTCACCTGAAATGATGTAAGACTTATTGATATGCTTCCTGACAAAATTTATAACATCTTCAACCTCGGTAAATAAATTGGAACGAATTGATAAACTATCTTTGATACTTGTAGCGGTATCAAATCTACCCAACTCCATGCTGGCAGAAAAAACATCATGATCAGCAAATAGTAAGTAACATGCATTGGTGACCCCTGACGCTTTAATTAATTCAAATTTAGTAAGCACTGTTAAAGGGTCGTCCTCAATGCGAACCTCCCTATCTTTGTTACACATGGCAACAAAGTCGCGTACCTTATCCAGGGATAACGTGTCTACTGTGTATTCTGGATTAATATAGCTATCCCAACTTGAATTAAAAGATTTAAGATGCAGGTCTGAAATTTCAGTTAATGAAAGTTGATGATTGGAATTTCTAACCCTTTTAAAATAGCGGCCTTTAAAGGAAACCGGCTTTATAGGAAATTCCTGAACATACAGGGAAGCCACATCTTTTCCCTGTATGGTAATTATTTCCGCATCGGGTATGATACTTGGCTGCGTCTTATTCTTAACTTCATTTACCCAATTCTGAAGGGTTTCACCTCCGATGGTAAATGACTTTATAGGGTTGCCCTCGTTATCTACGCCGACAAGCACTTTGCCGCCCTTGGTGTTGGTAAAAGCGACCAAGCTCTCAATAACGGCATCGCTAAAGCTACTTTTAAATTCTGTATGGCTGTCCTCCTGCATTAGTTGCTATAAGTATTACAATATGGTTATCATTGGCTTGCCGCAAAAATAAGAATGTTTAAATACATTCGTTGATCCTGTCGTCAAACAACGGATCGCCTATTTCATCTAAATAGATTTCGGTGGTTTTAATGCTATCGTGACCAAGAGACTTACCAATATCTTCTTTCGATACCCCTTTGATCCTCAATGCAGAAGCGTAACTGTGCCTTGCAACATAGGTGGTCAGGTTTTTTTGTATTTCAGCATCTCCGGCCATGGTTTTCAAATCTTTATTAACGCGTTTCAATATTTTAAGTCTCCTGTCCCGTTGTGATCGCACAGTCGCGTGACGTTTATAAAGTATCGGAAAAACGTAACCGGCATCACTATTGCCTTCCAGGACACGGTAATAATCGAGTATTTTAAGAGCTTCGGGATGTAGTTTAAAATCAAACTCCTCTTTTGTTTTTGCACGAACATAGTTAATAAACCCGTCCCTAATATTTGTCCATTTAAGACTGGCAAGGTCAGCAAAATTTAGTCCGCGGCAATAATAGCTGAACAGGAAATAATTGCGCGAATTGATCAGCTTGTCGTCTTCGAGGTTTAATTCCACTATTTTATTGATCTGCTCGACACTAATTGCGCGTTTTTTGGTCTTTGGGGCATTATATTTCGAATAGGAAAAATCTTTAAATGGATAGTGGTTTTCCCGGCAGATCTTTTCTTTCATTGCATTACGCCAAACGGTGCGGAATGTCCGAAAATCGATGCTTCGCGTAGTGATTGCAATATTGTTCTTGATCAGCCAATCTTCAAACCGGCGCAAAAAATTAACATCAATATCTTCGAAGTTCATGTCTTTTTCTTTCATAAACTTGTTAAGTCGGCTGCGGGTCACAATATGAACGCCGGCATAACCATATCGTTCCATTGATTTTAAGCGGGCGACCTCGCTGTCAAAAAACTCCAAAAGCATCAATTTAGGGGTTGTTTTAACTGCACCTGTCAGCTTTTCAACAAGGGATTTAATTTCACTGACCCGTGGTGACCGGTCGTCGGGAACATTGGCAAAATAGAATGTGGACTTAACCTTAATATTATTAAGCAACGCATTGATAGATTTATGATTGATATGCGAATCCAGCACGCATTGTGACGCCTTATTCCAATTCTCTTTCGTAGAACTAACCTTCGTCGACACCTCGTAGTTGTTCCGATTTTCTGTTATCCGAAACATGATCGGATGCTCGCCAGAGGGAAGCGTTTTGTTGATTCTCAACATTAATTTCGTCGTAATTGCCATATTAGGTCTAACATTTTGTAAATTTAACGATTAAAAGGCTCATTCTTAAGGTAAAATGCAACTTTTTAGGTCTAACATAGGTCTAACATTTTAGTCAAAAATAGCAAAAAATAACCTAAAAATACATAATCGCAAAAATGAAAAATGGCAATTTTAGCTATGAAATGCGGTTTTTAGTTAATGAAAATAGCTGACTTAAAGGCATGGGGTGCTGGAGGTCGTGGGTTCGAATCCTGCCATCCCGACAAAAGCGATACCAATCGAGCCGAAGGCTCTTTAAATCGTATGATTTAAGGAGCCTTCTTTTTTATTCTACCACAAGTTATTCAAGGATAATGGGACCTATTCGGTGACCCATTTCTATTTTTTACTTTTAGTCAACGGAAGTACTTTAAAACTGATAGTCAATTAATTGATTGGTTTATTTTGACCCATTTTGATGCCGTTTGATACCTGTTTTTTAATCAAATCCGTGCCCCTTTTTCAAAGGATATATCAAATCGGTCAAAACCATGCTTTTGTAAATTATCAATTGAAATAGCTATGAGTACCACAAACAACACCTTCTGCGTTGCTTTTTACCTTAAAAAGCAAAAGACCACCCAAGCGGGAAAATCACCGATTTATGCCCGCATTACAGTAAACGGCAAGCGCATTGAAATTTCTGTTAAACGTGAAAGAATATGCTCTTTGCGATTATATTTCGAGGAAGCGTATAAAGATAAATTTCTCATCTAAATTTATTTGTAGTAGCTTATTTAAAGGTTCTTCAATAATGCTCAGTGCTATAATGCAGGTAACCGCCTATCATCATTCACAAAGGATAAAAACTGTATTGGAAAGATACCATCACCAATTCGAATTGATTTTATGACCACCTTATTTGCACGCCCTTAATCCGATAGAACTTGCTTGGTGGTACATGAAAAAAAGATATTTCACAACAGATATCTCCAAACAATAGATCAGCCCCTTGAATTACCCAGGCAGTTTATGGCCAACTTAGAAGTGGAAAACCACTAAGGTAAAATCTTGTAAAATAGCAATTCTGCAATTAATTAAACTCGATATACTCTTGATAGCAGCAGCCAATGCAAGGCTGTTATATTTGTTTTTGGCGGCTTATTATAATACTCTCCCATCCGCAAGCTTTTAACAATACCAATAAAAGCACCCACCCCACTTTAAGGCATGTATTTGACATTGGCGGCAATCACACTGGCATATAAACAATGCTCAAAAATTTAAAGCTTCGTTGTAGCAATTATTAATCTAAAACCCATCAAATGCTAATTTGGATTACGTTAATTTGAGCTTAAAAAAGAGCCTATATGGTATTTTTTGGGCTTATTAGGTGCCATTATATTATATAAAATTGTTTATTATTTTATCATCCTATGAAAAGCCGCACTATCCTATCGAAAAGTGAAACAGCATGGCATATTCCCAAGTGTCCTAGGTGTGCAGATACGCTTCAAAGAATGCCGCGGTCGGCGTTCGTAAAACTGCTTTTCCCCCATGTAAAGAAATATTTTTGCTTTAAATGCATGAGATCAAGGTATATTAGAAAGCCCAGAAAAATAATCCCCAAGCATGCTGAATATTTTGATAAACGAGAATATAGGATTACCGTATAATTCATATAATGTTGGGTTGAAGAAGATGCATAATGACGCA includes:
- a CDS encoding Arm DNA-binding domain-containing protein — protein: MSTTNNTFCVAFYLKKQKTTQAGKSPIYARITVNGKRIEISVKRERICSLRLYFEEAYKDKFLI
- a CDS encoding plasmid mobilization protein gives rise to the protein MQKIIKKRTGNKGGRPKAELKRNTHLTVMCNIIEKKIIQSNAKSARTNVSVYLRELGLNGRVRMVVKTLPKEVLQITGMLNHMAANLNQIAKKRNKGEDLNALDRALLNQEVRAIQEVVKDVKFYLV
- a CDS encoding helix-turn-helix domain-containing protein — its product is MNETTFITTLSTDQLKELIESSVKNAVRVNPNSNPQDDTLLDTKEAANLIKYEVTSLYGLVKRKKIPFCKVEGKLLFSRKQLLAWISAGNHPINQKQGRL
- a CDS encoding zeta toxin family protein, with translation MAVDFTASLKGLYAVTPDEFNLIQGDIIDDLTRGILPSGSPTVIILGGQPGAGKTELEKLAIKELGGQAISCNADLFRDYHPKAEEIKNRYETYYPEITVKYAHDWNNGLRGYCEANRLNYILETTFSSGPAMNKTIAELQQKGYRVEIKLLAVHPRLSLLGTHIRFEDMKAKEKGGRAVGKEAHDSRYNLVAPTLFAVQSESLYHKLQIYGRAVEALEGSYKEGVHLLGTNPPNAVQLFQEEIDRKWTTNLKLYFDQRVQLVLDLMKKRNADEKEIKAFKAEMKSEYPTQKQLQAQMAQQIQEQKATELLDRRLAGELPHIDIAGTDFTIDWRLKQIRETAVPSNQLEFKDMELSASGDTYLCFYDNKKHSLYEPPENIKALPKNVVLLEIPNEIKLDPIAVAKEHGIDHVALLKENPIQSELRAIVKPLSESGLPNLIAENLKNEQLIKKGRGPGEDLDQGYDRGPSLGR
- a CDS encoding site-specific integrase, encoding MAITTKLMLRINKTLPSGEHPIMFRITENRNNYEVSTKVSSTKENWNKASQCVLDSHINHKSINALLNNIKVKSTFYFANVPDDRSPRVSEIKSLVEKLTGAVKTTPKLMLLEFFDSEVARLKSMERYGYAGVHIVTRSRLNKFMKEKDMNFEDIDVNFLRRFEDWLIKNNIAITTRSIDFRTFRTVWRNAMKEKICRENHYPFKDFSYSKYNAPKTKKRAISVEQINKIVELNLEDDKLINSRNYFLFSYYCRGLNFADLASLKWTNIRDGFINYVRAKTKEEFDFKLHPEALKILDYYRVLEGNSDAGYVFPILYKRHATVRSQRDRRLKILKRVNKDLKTMAGDAEIQKNLTTYVARHSYASALRIKGVSKEDIGKSLGHDSIKTTEIYLDEIGDPLFDDRINECI
- a CDS encoding ATP-binding protein, which encodes MQEDSHTEFKSSFSDAVIESLVAFTNTKGGKVLVGVDNEGNPIKSFTIGGETLQNWVNEVKNKTQPSIIPDAEIITIQGKDVASLYVQEFPIKPVSFKGRYFKRVRNSNHQLSLTEISDLHLKSFNSSWDSYINPEYTVDTLSLDKVRDFVAMCNKDREVRIEDDPLTVLTKFELIKASGVTNACYLLFADHDVFSASMELGRFDTATSIKDSLSIRSNLFTEVEDVINFVRKHINKSYIISGDPQREERWQYPIPAIREIVINMIVHRDYTHYGDSSVKIFNDHIEFFNPGRLPGDISIANLLSGQYISQARNKKIAATFKEAQLIEKYGSGIKRIQEAFADYGLKSPLFENMQHGFQVTVYSAAKLTSEKTSEKTSEKTSEKILLMVTQNPTITIAELAANIRVSNRSIERNIGKLQKEKKLERIGADKGGFWQVL
- a CDS encoding toprim domain-containing protein: MNMNCNQARQISIIDYLAKCGFRPQYINGVNHWYLSPIREENTASFKVNTQLNAWFDHGIGVGGNFIDLGIRLHQCTVEQLLTRLSTGDRSLSFHRPVTTTAAEPEHKINIIQAGELQNLTLIKYLHERAIDYYTAKAWCKEVLFTLNGQRYLAIGFENRSGGYELRNAQFKLSSSPKDLTHISQGACTIHLFEGFTDFLSLLTLKKRDLLGDFLVLNSLSFVGKSLEILQQYPTAKLYLDHDAAAAKELAFIKQSIPNAEDASRFYSGHKDLNAYLKIQQQSRGLGL
- a CDS encoding relaxase/mobilization nuclease domain-containing protein translates to MEKKQAEVIYYNQCFGNKKELIRQFVEVSKLNPNVSKPVFHMSISLAHQDANRLDRQDKADIAAALAQKFDFADKQYVVITHADTDHEHLHIVANRIGYDGPTASDSNSYKRMAEFCREMERSYKLTPVLSPNKFLKAEQRVAQSQRVDQRKETLKKHLGHAIKQCANIRQVKNYMEKQGYAVELGRGIAFTDQQQVRFKGSQVGYALLDIENKLKQEQMKQQQQIQQQKRQEELLKMQQQERKQSHGITR